In uncultured Bacteroides sp., the following proteins share a genomic window:
- a CDS encoding DsbA family protein has translation MKLIYVMDPLCGWCFGNSDNTLKLFDKYSSKIVFEVFPAGMWTGSNKKKQIQSMADYFLKHDLAIEQKTGVKFGEAYFDFVKNNDVILDSEIPSRAIIAVKEIKPGLVIPFAVKVQQSRYCHGKDLNLEETYYSICEQLNIDVKLFSQLFNSEQIKRATQDSFLKAAEYAQAYPTLLFEKDGVFTQLEQGYAPFDELDKKIQELIN, from the coding sequence ATGAAACTAATTTATGTAATGGATCCACTCTGTGGATGGTGCTTTGGAAATTCGGATAATACATTAAAGTTATTTGATAAATATAGCAGCAAAATTGTTTTTGAGGTATTCCCTGCAGGTATGTGGACTGGCAGTAATAAGAAAAAGCAAATTCAATCTATGGCAGACTATTTTCTGAAACATGATCTTGCCATTGAACAAAAAACGGGAGTCAAGTTTGGAGAGGCCTATTTTGATTTTGTTAAAAACAATGATGTGATACTGGATAGTGAAATTCCGTCAAGGGCAATTATAGCGGTGAAAGAGATTAAGCCCGGACTTGTTATACCGTTTGCCGTGAAAGTACAGCAATCCAGATATTGTCATGGCAAAGACCTGAATCTGGAAGAAACATATTATTCAATCTGCGAGCAGCTAAATATTGATGTGAAGCTCTTCTCTCAGTTATTTAATTCAGAACAAATAAAGAGGGCAACGCAAGACTCTTTTCTGAAAGCTGCTGAGTATGCTCAGGCATATCCCACTTTATTATTTGAAAAAGACGGAGTCTTTACTCAGTTAGAGCAAGGATATGCACCTTTTGATGAATTAGATAAAAAGATTCAAGAACTGATAAATTGA
- a CDS encoding HU family DNA-binding protein produces MALYVVRQKVDKSGGEEKVRYHGVPVSSGQIGVDELAKDISGRCSLHESDVHAAVIALGDVMQTYLMKGNTVHLKNIGLFSISAGSEGFETPDECTPSKVTAQRVCFKADKEMRSALPLIKFQRTYREATKK; encoded by the coding sequence ATGGCTTTATATGTTGTTCGTCAAAAAGTAGATAAGAGCGGGGGAGAAGAAAAGGTGCGTTACCACGGTGTTCCGGTTAGTTCCGGACAGATAGGGGTGGATGAGCTGGCAAAGGATATCAGCGGGCGTTGTTCACTTCATGAATCGGATGTGCATGCGGCTGTTATTGCATTGGGAGATGTGATGCAGACCTATCTGATGAAAGGAAACACGGTTCATCTGAAAAATATCGGTCTGTTTTCCATATCAGCAGGAAGTGAAGGCTTTGAAACACCCGATGAATGCACACCGTCAAAAGTAACGGCACAGCGTGTTTGTTTCAAGGCCGACAAAGAAATGCGCAGTGCACTTCCTTTGATAAAGTTTCAGCGCACTTACAGAGAAGCTACAAAAAAGTAA
- a CDS encoding sodium:proton antiporter: MEYTFNIPLWVSVPFVIMLLAIAVGPLIAGKWWDKNKNKLLVSLVLSSPVVIYMLANGLSANLVNTVVHDYVPFIILLGSLFIITGGIHVSGDIKATPRNNTLFLGLGYMLAAVMGTTGAAMLLIRPVIATNQERKHTTHTILFFIAAIANCGGLLTALGDPPLFMLYLRGAEFSWFFTLFPEWAFTGVLLLSIYYFVDKYYYKKEEWTDLAEDSIHQEPIRVTGNINFLFLAGVVFAVAFINKGNIPLMGQNNAPVWIEFLREIVLMALAAMSLYYTKSGVRKKNNFSWTPITEVACLFLGIFVTMAPALIWLAGNAAHFGITEPRQFLYASGFLSSFLDNTPTAVAFYDLARGLVAGGLPSVSSGSLIAGVPEILLRAICVGSVFFGSMTYIGNGPNFMVKSIAEESGIKMPGFFAYMFKFSLIVLLPIYIVVQLIFI, translated from the coding sequence ATGGAATATACTTTCAATATACCTTTGTGGGTTTCAGTTCCTTTTGTAATAATGCTTTTAGCCATTGCTGTTGGTCCGCTTATTGCCGGAAAATGGTGGGATAAAAATAAAAATAAGTTGCTGGTCTCTCTTGTTCTTAGTTCTCCTGTAGTTATTTACATGCTGGCAAACGGACTTTCTGCAAATCTGGTTAACACAGTGGTTCATGATTATGTTCCTTTTATTATTTTGCTGGGCTCATTATTTATTATCACTGGAGGTATTCATGTTTCGGGCGACATCAAAGCCACACCACGAAATAATACTTTGTTTCTGGGGCTTGGTTATATGCTGGCCGCTGTTATGGGAACCACCGGGGCAGCTATGCTTCTTATTCGTCCGGTAATAGCTACCAATCAGGAACGTAAGCACACTACTCATACTATATTATTTTTCATTGCAGCAATAGCCAACTGTGGAGGGCTTTTAACAGCACTCGGAGATCCGCCGCTATTTATGCTTTACCTGCGTGGAGCTGAATTTTCCTGGTTCTTTACTTTGTTCCCTGAATGGGCATTTACTGGCGTTTTGCTATTGTCCATTTACTACTTTGTAGACAAGTATTATTATAAAAAAGAAGAGTGGACAGATTTGGCGGAAGATTCTATTCATCAGGAACCTATTCGTGTAACCGGTAATATTAACTTTTTGTTTCTGGCAGGTGTTGTCTTTGCTGTTGCTTTTATCAATAAGGGAAATATTCCTTTGATGGGGCAGAATAATGCTCCAGTATGGATTGAGTTTCTTCGTGAAATTGTATTGATGGCGCTTGCTGCAATGTCTTTGTATTATACTAAATCCGGCGTTCGCAAAAAGAATAATTTTTCGTGGACTCCTATTACAGAAGTTGCCTGTCTTTTTCTAGGGATATTTGTGACTATGGCACCGGCATTAATCTGGCTGGCTGGTAATGCTGCTCATTTTGGAATAACTGAACCACGACAATTTTTATATGCATCTGGCTTTCTGAGCTCATTTTTAGATAATACACCTACTGCGGTGGCGTTTTATGATTTAGCACGCGGTTTGGTTGCAGGCGGACTACCTTCAGTCTCGTCAGGTTCCTTAATTGCCGGAGTGCCAGAAATTCTGCTAAGAGCTATTTGTGTAGGCTCTGTGTTCTTCGGGTCAATGACTTATATTGGTAACGGACCAAACTTCATGGTTAAGTCTATTGCAGAAGAAAGTGGTATAAAGATGCCTGGATTCTTTGCTTATATGTTCAAATTCTCACTGATAGTCTTGTTGCCAATTTATATTGTTGTGCAACTGATCTTTATATAA
- a CDS encoding DUF1593 domain-containing protein, with protein MKKRIVLSMLSFLFLPLMAQQARQWKGNLKPRLVVLNDIGDCNVEPDDMESAVRLLAYADRFEIEAIMTTIGWNCDPYPEEWAQNLTQVADAYAKDVQNLKARSSQSSFLSLDKENGKQQLGYWSSVEYIRSRIMSGSHRAGIKVIGKDNDSPGSDFLIKLADEDDDRPIWIATWGGGNTLAQAIWRVQQTRTPEQLKAFLHKFRIYTITDQDMKYDMRMNRAYSSHMWMRREFKNDLKFIWDEGTWQLQCDLGKKYWDKHQQYIQGHGAMGGIYPHYKWGVEGDTPSFLYVMPNGLSDPEDPTQAGWGGCHAYGISPDSITYAWNSWQEPQKTITENYKRRFYPDELNDFAARMQWAHEGKGNTNPHVIINAMKGITPIHIKVKAGKTIHLNASKSTDLEGDNLSFLWWQQPEAGSYKSNIAISNNKSSSINIAVPQDAAGKSIHFVCEVHDDGAFNLVSYRRVIIDVN; from the coding sequence ATGAAGAAACGAATCGTATTATCAATGCTTTCCTTTTTGTTTTTGCCTCTTATGGCACAGCAAGCCAGGCAATGGAAAGGAAATTTGAAACCACGCCTTGTGGTTCTTAACGACATAGGAGATTGTAATGTTGAGCCTGATGATATGGAGTCTGCGGTAAGACTCTTGGCTTATGCTGATCGCTTCGAGATTGAGGCTATCATGACCACCATTGGCTGGAATTGTGACCCTTATCCAGAAGAGTGGGCGCAGAATCTCACGCAAGTGGCTGATGCTTATGCAAAGGATGTTCAAAATTTGAAGGCGCGCTCATCGCAATCATCATTCCTTTCTCTCGATAAGGAGAATGGCAAACAGCAGCTAGGCTATTGGTCAAGTGTTGAGTATATTCGCAGTCGCATCATGTCAGGAAGTCATCGTGCAGGCATCAAGGTTATTGGCAAGGACAATGATTCTCCGGGAAGCGACTTTCTCATAAAACTTGCTGATGAAGATGATGACCGACCAATATGGATTGCTACTTGGGGAGGTGGCAACACTCTTGCACAAGCAATATGGCGAGTACAGCAGACACGCACACCAGAACAACTGAAAGCATTCCTCCATAAGTTCCGTATTTACACAATTACCGATCAGGACATGAAATATGATATGCGCATGAACCGCGCCTACAGTTCCCACATGTGGATGCGCCGTGAATTCAAGAATGACCTAAAGTTCATTTGGGATGAAGGAACATGGCAACTGCAGTGCGACCTCGGAAAGAAGTATTGGGACAAGCATCAGCAGTACATCCAAGGTCATGGTGCTATGGGCGGCATTTATCCTCATTATAAATGGGGAGTGGAAGGTGATACACCATCGTTCCTCTATGTAATGCCTAACGGACTTTCCGATCCTGAAGATCCAACTCAGGCAGGGTGGGGTGGTTGTCATGCTTATGGCATTAGTCCCGACTCCATCACTTATGCATGGAACAGTTGGCAAGAGCCACAAAAGACAATCACCGAGAACTATAAGCGTCGTTTCTATCCTGATGAACTGAACGATTTCGCAGCTCGTATGCAGTGGGCACATGAAGGCAAAGGAAACACCAATCCGCATGTCATTATCAATGCTATGAAGGGTATTACACCAATTCATATAAAAGTGAAGGCGGGTAAGACCATCCACCTTAATGCTTCAAAGTCAACAGACTTAGAGGGTGATAATCTTTCATTTCTTTGGTGGCAGCAGCCAGAAGCAGGCAGTTATAAATCTAATATAGCAATCAGCAATAATAAATCCTCTTCAATCAATATTGCTGTTCCTCAGGATGCTGCGGGAAAATCGATCCATTTCGTTTGCGAAGTGCATGATGATGGTGCCTTCAATCTTGTGTCTTATAGGAGAGTGATTATTGATGTGAATTAA
- a CDS encoding C-GCAxxG-C-C family protein, with product MEMDKSTEAVEIFSKKYNCAQSVLSVFSEELNISKSSCFRIATPFGSGVAYRQEMCGAVTGALMAIGLKYGMDENGNTDQKSYTYDLTTHFITEFRKKHGSICCKDLLDGIDMSTPEGYAKVCELSLFRTHCSEYVRSAVLISEKILLHK from the coding sequence ATGGAAATGGATAAATCAACAGAAGCCGTAGAAATCTTTAGTAAAAAGTATAATTGTGCACAGTCTGTTCTATCAGTCTTTTCTGAAGAACTAAATATTAGTAAAAGTTCTTGTTTCAGAATAGCAACACCTTTTGGCTCAGGAGTTGCTTATCGACAGGAAATGTGTGGTGCTGTAACAGGAGCATTGATGGCTATTGGTCTGAAATATGGTATGGATGAGAATGGCAATACAGATCAAAAATCATACACTTATGATTTAACTACTCATTTTATAACAGAATTCAGGAAAAAGCACGGATCAATTTGCTGTAAAGATTTACTTGATGGCATTGATATGAGTACTCCTGAAGGATATGCAAAAGTTTGTGAACTGAGTCTTTTTAGAACGCATTGTTCAGAATACGTTCGTAGCGCTGTTTTAATTAGTGAGAAAATTTTGCTTCATAAATAA
- a CDS encoding BT4734/BF3469 family protein, translated as MKITQYRNDGKTQTQRTLELETAVEAMRTEIGSRPVSNLRQVLQYATPGQNFPEVKKLPRLVFGGAFRKDGSQQIMSSYNGCVTIEVNNLANNNEAAQIREIASRLPQTLLAFIGSSDRSVKIVVPFTLPDSSLPQNRKHAEMFHAQAYREAVKWYQPQLKREIELKEPLLEHGCCMSFDPSLYHNPDAAPIRIEQPVRMPVEPTFEEERQAISDPLQRLLPGYERNHAISTLFNTSMWNAIDTVGKVDWESGEVLPFLIKLAENCYRSGIPEEDAVKWTLMYNDLNKYELEVRTNFRNIYSLSNKFGDKPCIPSSMTLVAQMEEFMKRRYQLRRNMLKGLVEYRELKSFYFDFRPVNKQALNTICLDALAEGLSSWDVDIKRYVESNRVPSFDPVEDYLLNVGKWDGKDRIRELADRVPCDNPQWRDLFYIWFLSMVAHWQQLDRNHANSTLPLLVGDQGSGKSTYCMNLLPPELREYYTDSIDFSKRSDVQLALTRFALINMDEFDSISPSYQGFVKHILQKAVVQARLPHASVTQQMRRYATFIATSNNFDLLNDPTGSRRYICIAILGVIDYKSPIDYKQLYAQAVEALRNEERYWFTHEEEAYITKSNRRFQQVMPEEEVADIYFRSPVGDEPAEELTCGEILKRIQQRDPGFKYTSNAAKVFGRTLKNKFGNRLAHRGIVYQVVEIK; from the coding sequence ATGAAGATAACACAGTACCGTAACGACGGTAAAACACAAACACAACGTACCCTTGAACTAGAAACTGCTGTAGAAGCAATGAGAACCGAAATCGGCAGCCGACCGGTATCTAACCTGAGACAAGTACTTCAGTATGCAACGCCCGGTCAGAATTTTCCGGAGGTGAAGAAACTTCCCCGACTGGTCTTTGGAGGAGCCTTCCGTAAGGATGGAAGTCAGCAGATTATGTCGTCATATAATGGTTGTGTAACCATTGAGGTAAATAATCTGGCTAATAATAATGAAGCGGCGCAGATACGCGAAATTGCATCCCGTCTGCCGCAAACTCTACTGGCCTTTATTGGCTCCAGCGACAGAAGTGTGAAGATAGTAGTTCCTTTCACATTGCCCGACAGTTCATTACCTCAGAACCGCAAACACGCTGAAATGTTTCACGCACAGGCTTATCGTGAAGCGGTGAAATGGTATCAGCCTCAGCTGAAACGCGAAATAGAGCTTAAAGAACCTTTGCTGGAACATGGATGCTGCATGAGTTTTGATCCTTCGTTGTACCATAATCCGGATGCCGCACCTATTCGTATAGAACAGCCGGTACGTATGCCTGTCGAGCCCACTTTTGAGGAAGAACGCCAGGCGATTAGTGATCCGTTGCAACGCTTGTTGCCGGGATACGAACGGAATCATGCCATCTCTACCTTGTTCAATACGTCCATGTGGAATGCAATCGACACGGTGGGCAAAGTAGACTGGGAGAGTGGCGAGGTGCTTCCGTTTCTTATTAAACTGGCGGAAAACTGCTATCGTTCGGGCATTCCGGAAGAAGATGCAGTAAAGTGGACATTGATGTATAATGACCTGAATAAGTACGAGCTTGAAGTGCGTACAAACTTCCGCAATATCTATTCCCTCTCAAATAAATTTGGTGATAAACCTTGTATCCCGTCTTCCATGACACTGGTGGCACAGATGGAAGAGTTTATGAAACGACGCTACCAGCTCAGAAGAAACATGTTGAAAGGGTTGGTGGAATACAGGGAACTGAAATCTTTCTATTTCGATTTTCGTCCTGTCAATAAACAAGCGCTCAACACGATTTGTCTCGATGCATTGGCAGAAGGACTTTCGTCATGGGATGTTGACATCAAGCGTTATGTGGAATCAAACCGCGTGCCCTCTTTTGATCCTGTTGAAGATTATCTTCTCAACGTAGGAAAATGGGACGGGAAAGACCGTATTCGTGAACTGGCGGATAGGGTGCCGTGCGACAATCCGCAATGGAGAGACCTGTTTTACATCTGGTTTCTCTCAATGGTAGCCCATTGGCAACAACTTGACCGCAACCATGCAAACAGCACATTGCCGCTGCTAGTGGGCGATCAGGGTTCTGGAAAGTCCACTTATTGCATGAACCTTCTGCCACCGGAGCTACGTGAATACTACACAGACAGCATCGACTTCAGCAAACGCAGTGATGTTCAGCTGGCATTAACCCGCTTTGCGCTGATTAATATGGACGAGTTCGACTCCATTAGTCCCTCTTATCAAGGATTTGTGAAGCATATTCTCCAAAAAGCAGTTGTTCAGGCCCGTTTGCCCCACGCCAGTGTCACCCAGCAGATGCGCAGGTATGCCACATTTATAGCCACAAGCAATAACTTCGATTTACTGAACGACCCAACCGGAAGTCGTCGTTATATCTGCATTGCTATATTGGGAGTGATTGATTATAAATCGCCCATTGACTACAAACAACTCTACGCCCAAGCCGTTGAGGCCCTTCGCAACGAAGAACGTTACTGGTTTACTCACGAAGAAGAGGCGTACATCACCAAAAGCAATCGCCGCTTTCAGCAAGTGATGCCCGAAGAGGAAGTTGCCGATATCTATTTCCGTTCCCCAGTAGGCGATGAACCAGCCGAGGAACTGACTTGTGGTGAGATACTGAAACGAATACAGCAACGCGATCCCGGATTTAAATATACGAGCAACGCCGCTAAGGTTTTTGGACGAACACTGAAGAATAAATTCGGCAATCGCCTTGCACACCGGGGAATAGTGTACCAGGTAGTAGAGATTAAATAA
- a CDS encoding alkene reductase gives MNKEILFESFDLKGLQLRNRIVMAPMTRSRSDNPGNVATELTALYYKQRSSAGLIITEGTYVSRDAVGAINVPAIYTDEQVEGWKLVTNAVHQQGGKIFAQLWHVGRLSHPDLLNGELPLAPSALNPMAQVFTLEGFKDTVKARKMTLEDIQKTISDFKNAAINAMKAGFDGVELHAANGYLLHQFFNLYSNTRQDQYGGSIENRARILFDILDELQTIMDIKQVGVRLNPSLHGIQGMMLDEESIAVHNYIVDKLNDYDLAYLHLTEPFTDISGNPLAIQEVAKHFRPYIKAR, from the coding sequence ATGAATAAAGAAATATTATTTGAATCCTTTGATTTAAAAGGATTACAGTTGAGAAATCGGATTGTTATGGCTCCTATGACCCGTAGCCGTTCAGATAACCCTGGTAATGTAGCAACCGAATTAACAGCTCTATATTATAAGCAACGGAGTTCAGCAGGTTTAATCATCACAGAAGGAACTTATGTTAGCCGTGATGCTGTTGGAGCTATTAATGTACCAGCCATTTATACGGACGAACAAGTTGAAGGCTGGAAATTGGTCACCAATGCAGTTCATCAGCAAGGTGGAAAAATTTTCGCCCAGTTATGGCACGTCGGTAGATTGTCTCACCCCGACTTACTTAACGGAGAACTCCCATTGGCACCTTCTGCTCTAAACCCAATGGCTCAGGTATTCACCCTTGAAGGTTTTAAAGATACAGTGAAAGCTCGCAAGATGACGTTAGAAGATATTCAAAAGACGATAAGCGACTTTAAGAACGCTGCCATAAATGCAATGAAAGCCGGATTCGATGGAGTCGAATTGCATGCAGCCAATGGTTATCTGTTGCACCAGTTTTTTAACCTATATTCAAATACACGTCAGGATCAGTACGGCGGTTCAATAGAAAACCGAGCCCGTATATTATTCGACATACTAGATGAGCTGCAAACCATAATGGATATTAAGCAGGTTGGGGTACGGTTAAATCCTTCACTACATGGTATACAAGGAATGATGTTAGATGAAGAAAGTATTGCTGTACATAACTATATTGTTGATAAATTGAATGACTACGACCTGGCTTATTTGCATTTGACAGAGCCTTTCACCGATATCTCCGGGAATCCTTTGGCCATTCAAGAGGTTGCTAAACATTTCCGCCCATATATAAAGGCACGCTGA
- a CDS encoding DUF2721 domain-containing protein — protein MEIDLTTPALLFSAISLIMLAYTNRFLSYAQLVRTLKEQYVANPSSVKAAQIANLRKRLYLTRAMQETGIGSLLLCVISMFFMYIELHLVSVYIFGLALVLLIISLTISIYEIYISVKALELHLKDMGE, from the coding sequence ATGGAAATAGATTTAACCACTCCGGCTTTACTGTTCTCGGCTATATCGTTGATAATGCTGGCGTATACTAACCGATTTTTATCGTATGCCCAACTGGTGCGTACTTTAAAAGAGCAATATGTAGCAAATCCCTCCTCGGTAAAAGCTGCACAGATTGCTAACCTGAGGAAGAGACTTTACCTGACGCGTGCCATGCAGGAAACTGGTATCGGGAGTTTGCTGCTTTGCGTGATTAGTATGTTCTTTATGTATATAGAATTACACCTTGTGTCAGTCTACATTTTCGGTCTGGCACTGGTACTGCTGATTATCTCGCTCACTATATCTATATATGAGATTTATATCTCTGTCAAAGCATTGGAGTTGCATTTGAAAGATATGGGAGAATAA
- a CDS encoding ion transporter, which produces MEASKKYPSVSFLDLIILVLSIYVLIALLIDSFFKLPKEMSLLLENIDNGICVIFIFEFLYRFYKAPSKLKFMKYGWIDLISSIPTFRIFRYGRLIRLIRVLRVLRAFRSIRYITAHLFKSRMQGTFASVAFIAALTIIFGSISILQVEKDSSANIKTADDAIWWAFTTVTTVGYGDKYPVTIEGRMIAACLMVSGVGLFGTFTGFIASWFMGDDKDDLRKDECIADKLEMLFELKQKGILTEDEFRQQKDKYLSS; this is translated from the coding sequence ATGGAAGCTAGTAAAAAATATCCTTCAGTTAGTTTTCTTGATTTAATAATACTTGTATTATCAATTTACGTATTGATAGCCTTATTAATAGATTCTTTCTTTAAATTACCAAAAGAAATGTCTCTGCTTTTAGAAAATATTGATAATGGAATATGTGTCATTTTTATCTTTGAATTTTTATATCGTTTTTATAAGGCTCCGTCTAAATTGAAATTTATGAAATACGGATGGATTGATTTAATTTCAAGCATCCCTACTTTTCGAATTTTCCGTTACGGAAGATTAATCCGATTGATAAGAGTCTTAAGAGTTTTAAGAGCTTTTAGATCCATTCGTTATATTACCGCACATTTATTTAAATCAAGAATGCAAGGAACTTTTGCTTCTGTAGCTTTTATAGCAGCTTTAACTATTATTTTTGGCTCTATTTCTATTTTGCAAGTAGAAAAAGATTCTTCTGCAAATATAAAAACGGCTGATGATGCTATTTGGTGGGCTTTTACTACAGTAACTACAGTTGGATATGGAGATAAATATCCTGTTACAATCGAAGGTAGAATGATTGCTGCATGTTTAATGGTTTCCGGCGTTGGTTTATTTGGCACATTTACAGGGTTTATTGCTTCATGGTTTATGGGAGATGATAAAGATGATTTGAGAAAAGATGAATGTATTGCAGATAAACTTGAAATGTTATTTGAACTGAAGCAAAAAGGCATTTTGACAGAGGATGAATTCAGACAACAAAAAGATAAGTATTTAAGCTCTTGA
- a CDS encoding nuclear transport factor 2 family protein has translation MTNLEIVKSTYEGKTSEENGKNLAQYLALDASWTEAAGFPYGGTYIGLDAITKNVFHRLATEWTEYKFTPEGYVADEDKVVAYGTYSGTYNVTGKYFEARVTHLWRLKNGKIVSFEQFVDSQTVNNVMK, from the coding sequence ATGACAAATTTAGAAATAGTTAAAAGTACATACGAAGGAAAAACGTCCGAGGAAAATGGAAAAAACCTTGCTCAATATTTAGCGTTGGATGCTTCATGGACAGAAGCTGCCGGATTTCCGTACGGCGGTACTTATATTGGTCTAGATGCTATTACCAAAAATGTTTTTCATAGACTGGCAACAGAATGGACAGAGTATAAATTTACTCCGGAAGGTTATGTTGCAGACGAAGATAAAGTGGTGGCATACGGCACATACAGCGGAACATATAATGTAACCGGCAAATACTTCGAAGCAAGGGTAACTCATCTTTGGAGATTGAAAAATGGAAAAATCGTTAGTTTTGAACAGTTTGTCGATAGTCAAACTGTAAATAATGTAATGAAATAA
- a CDS encoding MBL fold metallo-hydrolase, which produces METMSGNFKRIATDGLTLEVFNASENSFGVASVIIYGQKEAILVDAQFTLAEAEIVAQEIKKSGKNLTLIYVSHSDPDFYFGLEVFKKYFPEVTVYATPATVENIKATAQKKLDVWGGRLGKAITSNVVLPQILQGDFIEVEGQKFDIIGLQEFPGRTFLWVPSIKAVIGGINVFGNNFHLWMADAQTSEARSKWVDILDKISSLQPEIVIPAHAKEGVALDIASVKHTKDYILFYEEALKVNKTSEALIKALKEKYPDLSFDTALQIGAKVNTGEMKW; this is translated from the coding sequence ATGGAAACAATGTCGGGAAATTTTAAAAGAATCGCAACAGACGGATTGACATTAGAAGTATTCAATGCATCTGAAAATAGTTTTGGTGTAGCATCAGTTATTATTTATGGGCAAAAAGAGGCTATTCTAGTTGATGCGCAATTTACTTTGGCAGAAGCGGAAATAGTAGCTCAGGAAATAAAAAAATCAGGTAAGAACTTGACTTTAATATACGTAAGTCACAGCGATCCTGATTTCTATTTTGGACTAGAAGTATTTAAAAAATATTTTCCTGAAGTAACTGTTTATGCAACGCCTGCAACAGTAGAAAATATCAAAGCAACTGCTCAGAAAAAATTGGATGTTTGGGGAGGAAGATTAGGTAAAGCAATTACTTCGAATGTTGTTTTGCCACAAATCTTACAAGGTGATTTTATTGAAGTGGAAGGACAAAAGTTTGATATTATTGGATTGCAGGAATTTCCGGGCAGAACTTTTTTATGGGTTCCTTCTATAAAAGCTGTGATAGGTGGAATTAATGTGTTTGGAAATAATTTTCATTTATGGATGGCGGATGCACAAACCAGCGAAGCTCGTAGTAAATGGGTTGATATATTAGATAAAATATCGTCACTACAACCCGAAATTGTTATTCCGGCTCATGCAAAAGAAGGTGTTGCATTAGATATAGCTTCAGTGAAGCATACAAAAGATTATATTTTGTTTTATGAAGAAGCTTTGAAGGTGAATAAAACATCTGAAGCTTTAATTAAAGCATTAAAGGAAAAATATCCGGATTTATCCTTTGATACTGCCTTGCAGATTGGTGCAAAAGTAAACACAGGGGAAATGAAATGGTAA
- a CDS encoding helix-turn-helix domain-containing protein: MAKSSKKNNCPVTATIALIGGKWKTIILYSLSSGTKRFGEIAVRIPEISRKVLTEQLKELENDGLILREQYKEIPPRVEYSLSNLGKSLSPVFRELEIWGTENVLVKQ; this comes from the coding sequence GTGGCAAAATCAAGTAAAAAAAATAACTGTCCCGTCACAGCAACGATTGCATTGATAGGTGGAAAGTGGAAAACCATCATTCTGTATTCTCTCTCGTCGGGGACTAAACGTTTTGGCGAAATAGCTGTTCGCATACCTGAAATCTCCAGAAAGGTGCTTACCGAACAGTTGAAAGAATTGGAAAACGATGGGTTGATTCTACGAGAGCAGTACAAGGAAATTCCTCCGCGTGTGGAATACTCATTAAGTAACCTCGGGAAAAGCCTCTCTCCTGTGTTTCGTGAATTAGAAATCTGGGGAACTGAGAATGTATTGGTAAAGCAATAG